One segment of Bacillus alkalisoli DNA contains the following:
- a CDS encoding adenine deaminase C-terminal domain-containing protein, whose translation MMEQKYKWPNKKIREHVAVIDGVKAPTIVLQNATYLNVFLKRWLQANIWIYEDRIIYVGEALPSNDKNTEYVDCSTYFLVPGYIEPHVHPFQLYNPLSFGQYASLSGTTTVVNDNLVLALQLRKKKAFSFIREMNRLPVTTYWWSRFDAQTEIKKEEEIFSTPNIKDWLDQDSVLQGGELTSWPKLMDGDDLILEWIQETKRRRKPVEGHLPGASEKTLTKMKLFGVDSDHESMTGEDVKKRISQGYSTALRFSSIRPDLPNIIEELEQMDIPYYDHSFFTTDGSTPNFYKEGILDAMINIAIEKGVNPIEAYKMATFNTAKHFNIDHLHGSIAPGRIAHINILESKTNATPRAVLASGKWMKKFDQTLEYPLNSNLDWKSFDLGPLDLSWDLTIDDLQFSMALGLQMVNEVIMKPYSVNVDVSGEKLNLEDDQSFLMLIDRNGQWRVNTIIKGFSHKVSGLVSSYSNTGDIIIIGKNKEDMLFAFERMKAIGGGIVLAENQEIVCEISLPIGGMMSEEEMPKLIEEEEVLRQQLMKRGYKFNDPVYTLLFLSSTHLPYIRITPVGIYDVMNKTVLFPSVMR comes from the coding sequence ATTATGGAACAAAAATATAAATGGCCGAATAAAAAAATACGTGAGCATGTAGCTGTCATTGACGGCGTAAAAGCACCTACAATTGTTTTGCAAAACGCCACCTACTTAAATGTGTTTTTAAAAAGATGGCTTCAAGCAAACATTTGGATTTATGAAGATCGCATTATTTATGTAGGTGAAGCACTTCCTTCGAATGACAAAAATACAGAATATGTGGACTGCTCAACTTACTTTTTAGTACCAGGTTATATTGAGCCTCATGTTCATCCTTTTCAGTTATATAATCCCCTTAGTTTTGGACAATATGCATCCCTTTCTGGAACAACTACAGTCGTAAATGATAACTTGGTGCTCGCTTTACAATTGAGAAAAAAGAAAGCGTTTTCTTTTATAAGAGAGATGAATCGATTACCTGTAACTACTTATTGGTGGAGCCGTTTTGATGCGCAAACAGAGATTAAAAAGGAAGAAGAAATTTTTTCGACACCTAACATAAAAGATTGGTTAGACCAAGACTCTGTTTTACAAGGTGGCGAATTAACAAGTTGGCCAAAGCTGATGGATGGAGACGATTTAATTTTAGAATGGATTCAAGAAACGAAAAGAAGAAGAAAGCCAGTAGAAGGACACTTACCAGGTGCCTCGGAAAAAACGTTAACGAAAATGAAATTATTTGGTGTGGATAGTGACCACGAATCGATGACCGGTGAAGATGTAAAAAAGCGTATAAGTCAAGGGTATAGTACAGCTCTACGTTTTTCGTCCATACGTCCTGATTTACCGAATATAATCGAAGAATTAGAACAGATGGATATTCCGTATTACGACCATTCGTTTTTTACAACAGATGGATCGACACCAAATTTCTATAAAGAAGGTATTTTAGATGCTATGATTAATATTGCAATAGAAAAAGGAGTAAATCCTATCGAGGCATATAAAATGGCTACCTTTAATACAGCGAAACATTTTAACATTGATCATTTACATGGCAGCATTGCACCTGGCAGAATAGCACATATCAATATACTTGAAAGTAAAACAAATGCTACACCAAGAGCTGTACTTGCATCAGGCAAATGGATGAAGAAGTTTGATCAGACTCTAGAATATCCATTGAATAGCAATCTGGATTGGAAGAGCTTTGACCTAGGTCCACTAGATTTAAGTTGGGACTTAACAATAGATGATTTACAGTTCTCCATGGCACTTGGCCTACAAATGGTAAACGAAGTAATTATGAAACCATACTCTGTAAATGTAGATGTTAGTGGGGAAAAATTAAATCTAGAAGATGATCAATCTTTCCTAATGCTAATAGATCGAAATGGTCAATGGCGTGTAAACACGATAATAAAAGGATTTAGTCATAAAGTGAGTGGACTTGTTAGTTCCTATTCCAATACTGGAGACATCATTATAATCGGTAAAAATAAAGAAGATATGCTATTTGCTTTTGAAAGAATGAAAGCGATTGGAGGCGGCATTGTTCTAGCCGAAAATCAAGAAATTGTGTGTGAAATCTCTCTCCCTATTGGAGGCATGATGTCTGAAGAAGAAATGCCAAAGTTAATAGAAGAGGAAGAAGTATTACGTCAACAATTAATGAAAAGAGGATATAAGTTCAACGACCCTGTTTATACGTTGCTGTTTTTATCGTCCACTCATTTACCGTATATACGAATTACACCAGTAGGAATATACGACGTTATGAATAAAACAGTACTCTTTCCGTCTGTAATGCGTTAA
- the purL gene encoding phosphoribosylformylglycinamidine synthase subunit PurL, whose product MSLLLEPNELKIKEEKIYREMGLTDDEFAMVENILGRLPNYTEIGLFSVMWSEHCSYKNSKPVLRKFPTEGPKVLQGPGEGAGIVDIGDNQAVVFKIESHNHPSAIEPYQGAATGVGGIIRDVFSMGARPIALLNSLRFGELTNPRVKYLFEEVVAGIAGYGNCVGIPTVGGEVQFDAAYEGNPLVNAMCVGLIAHEDIKKGQAKGVGNTVMYVGAKTGRDGIHGATFASEELSDASEEKRPAVQVGDPFMEKLLLEACLEIVKWDGLVGIQDMGAAGLTSSSAEMASKAGSGIEMNLDLVPQREAGMTGYEMMLSESQERMLIVVEKGREHEAQEIVSKYGLEAVAIGKVTDDKMLRLVHDGAVIAEVPVDALAEEAPVYNKPSKEPAYYAEFQAMEVEVPEVTDYNETLMSLLQQPTIASKEWVYDQYDYQVRTNTVVCPGSDAAVVRIRGTKKALAMTTDCNSRYIYLDPEVGGKIAVAEAARNVVCSGAQPLAITDCLNFGNPEKPEIFWQLEKSVDGMSEACRMLESPVIGGNVSLYNETNGEAVYPTPVVGMVGLIDDIAHITTQGFKEYGDFIYLIGDTKEEFGGSELQKLTYGKIFGKAPSIDLQVEASRQAKLLAAIRNGYVASAHDVSEGGFSVAVAESLMSATGLGAEIVVSGDTTVALYSESQSRFVVSVKPENKEAFETLVVDAVKIGHVTDSGELKINGENNESIIHLSVDEMRKAWKGAIPCLLKSKA is encoded by the coding sequence ATGTCGTTACTTCTTGAGCCGAATGAATTAAAAATAAAAGAAGAAAAGATATACCGTGAAATGGGTTTAACAGACGATGAGTTTGCAATGGTAGAGAATATCCTAGGTCGTCTTCCTAACTATACAGAAATCGGCTTGTTTTCTGTTATGTGGTCAGAGCATTGTAGTTACAAAAACTCAAAGCCTGTTTTACGCAAGTTCCCAACAGAAGGTCCAAAAGTTTTACAAGGACCAGGTGAAGGCGCTGGAATCGTGGATATCGGTGATAACCAAGCGGTAGTTTTTAAGATTGAAAGTCACAACCATCCTTCTGCGATTGAGCCATATCAAGGAGCGGCAACAGGTGTTGGTGGAATTATCCGTGATGTATTTTCCATGGGAGCACGTCCTATCGCACTATTAAACTCGCTTCGCTTTGGAGAATTAACGAATCCTCGCGTGAAGTATTTGTTTGAAGAAGTAGTAGCAGGTATTGCTGGATACGGAAACTGCGTAGGGATTCCGACTGTTGGTGGAGAAGTACAATTTGATGCAGCCTACGAAGGTAACCCGCTAGTAAATGCAATGTGTGTTGGCTTGATTGCTCATGAAGATATAAAAAAGGGGCAGGCGAAGGGTGTGGGCAATACTGTCATGTACGTTGGTGCTAAGACAGGTAGGGACGGTATTCATGGCGCTACATTTGCCTCAGAAGAATTATCAGATGCATCAGAGGAAAAGCGACCAGCTGTTCAAGTTGGCGATCCGTTTATGGAAAAGCTTTTATTAGAAGCTTGTTTAGAAATTGTGAAGTGGGACGGTTTAGTGGGCATTCAAGATATGGGTGCTGCGGGATTAACGAGTTCGTCTGCAGAGATGGCGTCAAAAGCTGGCTCTGGAATTGAAATGAACTTAGATTTAGTGCCACAACGTGAAGCAGGTATGACTGGTTACGAAATGATGTTATCCGAATCACAAGAGCGTATGTTAATTGTTGTAGAAAAAGGCCGCGAGCATGAGGCGCAAGAGATTGTTTCAAAGTACGGCTTAGAGGCTGTTGCAATTGGTAAAGTAACGGACGACAAAATGCTCCGTTTAGTGCACGATGGTGCGGTGATTGCTGAGGTGCCAGTTGATGCATTAGCGGAAGAAGCACCTGTATACAATAAGCCTTCTAAAGAGCCTGCTTATTATGCAGAGTTCCAAGCGATGGAAGTAGAAGTGCCTGAGGTAACGGATTACAATGAAACGTTAATGAGTTTGTTACAGCAACCAACGATTGCAAGTAAAGAATGGGTTTACGATCAATATGACTATCAAGTTAGAACGAATACGGTAGTTTGCCCAGGTTCTGATGCGGCAGTAGTACGTATTCGCGGTACGAAAAAAGCGTTAGCGATGACAACAGATTGTAATTCTCGTTACATTTATTTAGACCCAGAAGTTGGTGGCAAGATTGCGGTTGCAGAAGCAGCACGTAATGTCGTTTGTTCTGGGGCACAACCACTAGCTATTACAGATTGCTTAAATTTTGGTAACCCAGAAAAACCGGAAATCTTCTGGCAGCTAGAAAAATCGGTCGATGGCATGAGTGAAGCTTGTCGTATGTTAGAGTCGCCGGTAATCGGTGGGAATGTATCTCTTTACAATGAAACAAACGGAGAAGCAGTGTATCCGACACCTGTAGTTGGGATGGTCGGATTAATTGATGATATTGCACACATTACAACACAAGGCTTCAAAGAATATGGAGATTTCATTTATTTAATTGGGGATACGAAAGAAGAGTTTGGTGGAAGTGAGTTACAAAAGCTAACGTATGGCAAGATTTTTGGTAAAGCTCCTTCTATTGATTTACAAGTGGAAGCATCAAGACAAGCGAAGTTGTTGGCAGCAATTCGTAACGGTTATGTGGCTTCGGCTCATGACGTTTCAGAAGGTGGATTTTCTGTTGCAGTAGCGGAAAGTTTAATGAGTGCTACGGGCCTTGGAGCGGAGATCGTTGTGTCAGGTGATACGACTGTTGCGTTATATAGTGAATCACAATCTCGCTTCGTTGTTTCGGTGAAGCCAGAAAATAAAGAAGCATTTGAAACGTTAGTTGTTGATGCAGTGAAAATTGGCCATGTAACCGATAGTGGAGAATTAAAGATAAATGGAGAAAATAATGAATCGATCATTCATTTATCAGTAGATGAAATGAGAAAGGCTTGGAAAGGGGCTATCCCATGCTTGCTGAAATCAAAGGCTTAA
- the purH gene encoding bifunctional phosphoribosylaminoimidazolecarboxamide formyltransferase/IMP cyclohydrolase yields MRALVSVSNKEGIVPFVKRLVALGVEVISTGGTKKTLQDHGVNVIGISEVTGFPEILDGRVKTLHPMIHGGLLAMRGNESHEAQLQEHNITPIDLVIVNLYPFKETIAKEGTTFEEAIENIDIGGPTMLRSAAKNHQQVTVVVDPTDYEEVATGLERDGTVQLTTRQRLAAKVFRHTAAYDSIISNYLTESVGEENPESLTITFEKVQDLRYGENPHQKAAFYKKSFEKSYSIASAKQLHGKELSYNNINDADAAIQLVKEFTQPAAVAIKHTNPCGVGVGETVLEAYERAYKADPTSIFGGIVAFNREVDKETALLLHEIFLEIIIAPSFSPGALDVLKQKKNIRLLTVEFTANSEVEKKYSSVTGGLLIQEEDTLSFDEEKITIPTKREPTEQEWADLRLAWKVVKHVKSNAIVLAKDNNTVGVGAGQMNRVGAAKIAMEQAGILAKGSALGSDAFFPMDDTVEAAAKAGVTAIIQPGGSIRDEDSIKKADEHGITMVFTGVRHFKH; encoded by the coding sequence ATGAGAGCATTAGTAAGTGTATCGAATAAAGAAGGTATTGTGCCATTTGTAAAACGTTTAGTTGCCCTAGGTGTAGAAGTGATTTCAACAGGTGGTACGAAAAAGACGTTACAAGACCATGGTGTGAATGTTATTGGAATCTCAGAAGTTACTGGTTTCCCAGAAATTTTAGACGGTCGTGTTAAAACGTTACACCCAATGATTCATGGTGGATTACTTGCGATGCGTGGGAATGAAAGTCATGAAGCACAATTACAAGAACACAACATCACTCCAATAGACTTAGTAATCGTGAATCTTTATCCATTTAAAGAAACAATTGCAAAAGAAGGTACGACTTTTGAAGAAGCAATCGAAAATATTGATATTGGTGGACCAACGATGCTCCGTTCGGCAGCAAAAAACCATCAGCAAGTGACAGTTGTAGTCGATCCAACAGATTATGAAGAAGTTGCTACCGGTTTAGAGCGTGACGGAACAGTACAATTGACAACTCGTCAAAGATTAGCGGCAAAAGTCTTTCGCCATACAGCAGCCTATGATTCTATAATTTCTAACTACTTAACAGAGTCAGTAGGTGAAGAGAATCCAGAATCATTAACGATTACATTTGAAAAAGTGCAAGACTTACGTTATGGCGAAAATCCACATCAAAAAGCAGCGTTTTATAAAAAGTCATTCGAAAAATCCTATTCCATTGCATCAGCCAAACAATTACATGGAAAAGAATTATCCTATAACAACATTAATGATGCCGACGCAGCCATTCAACTTGTAAAAGAGTTCACACAACCAGCTGCAGTTGCGATTAAACACACAAATCCTTGTGGAGTTGGAGTGGGAGAAACAGTTTTAGAAGCTTACGAGCGTGCATATAAGGCAGACCCTACTTCCATTTTCGGTGGAATCGTTGCATTTAATAGAGAAGTAGATAAAGAAACAGCTCTACTGTTACATGAAATATTTTTAGAGATTATTATTGCTCCATCGTTCTCACCTGGGGCACTTGATGTATTAAAACAAAAGAAAAACATCCGTCTATTAACGGTTGAATTCACAGCAAATAGTGAAGTAGAAAAGAAATACTCTTCTGTTACAGGTGGTCTATTAATACAAGAAGAAGATACATTAAGTTTTGATGAAGAAAAAATAACGATTCCAACGAAACGCGAGCCTACAGAACAAGAGTGGGCAGATTTACGATTAGCTTGGAAGGTAGTAAAACATGTAAAGTCAAATGCTATCGTTCTAGCAAAAGACAATAATACAGTAGGTGTAGGTGCTGGCCAGATGAACAGAGTTGGTGCTGCGAAAATTGCCATGGAGCAAGCAGGAATTTTAGCAAAAGGTTCTGCCCTTGGTTCTGATGCATTTTTCCCAATGGACGATACCGTCGAAGCTGCTGCAAAAGCAGGAGTTACCGCTATCATTCAACCAGGCGGATCCATCCGAGACGAAGACTCCATCAAAAAAGCAGACGAACACGGAATCACAATGGTCTTCACAGGAGTCCGTCATTTCAAACATTAA
- the purF gene encoding amidophosphoribosyltransferase produces MLAEIKGLNEECGVFGVWGHPEAEQITYYGLHSLQHRGQEGAGIVVTDGEKLSCVKGEGLVNEIFSNGRLNDLVGKAAIGHVRYATAGGGGYENVQPLLFHSQTGSLALAHNGNLVNANALKHQLENQGSILQTTSDTEVLAHLIKRSGYPLLKDRVKNALSMVRGAFAFVIMTETEMMVALDPNGLRPLSLGLLGDGYVVASETCALDIVGATYLRDVEPGELLIISDEGLQSERYTMHIQRAMCSMEYIYFSRPDSNINGINVHTARKNLGKQLALESFVEADVVTGVPDSSISAAIGYAEAADIPYELGLIKNRYVGRTFIQPSQALREQGVKMKLSPVRGVVEGKRVVMVDDSIVRGTTSRRIVNMLREAGATEVHVRISSPPIKNPCFYGIDTSTHEELIASNHSVEEIRKIIGADSLSFLSEGGLLEAIGRPYEGEYRGQCMACFTGKYPTEIYSDTVMPHEKC; encoded by the coding sequence ATGCTTGCTGAAATCAAAGGCTTAAATGAAGAGTGCGGCGTGTTTGGTGTATGGGGGCATCCTGAAGCCGAGCAAATTACGTATTATGGGTTGCACAGTTTACAACATCGCGGGCAAGAAGGTGCGGGAATTGTTGTAACAGATGGGGAGAAATTAAGTTGTGTAAAAGGCGAAGGGCTTGTTAATGAGATTTTCTCCAATGGTAGGTTAAATGACCTTGTTGGAAAAGCAGCCATAGGCCATGTGCGTTATGCAACAGCAGGTGGAGGCGGCTACGAAAATGTCCAGCCACTTTTGTTCCACTCGCAAACTGGTAGTCTAGCTTTAGCGCATAATGGCAATTTAGTAAATGCGAATGCGTTGAAGCATCAGTTAGAAAACCAGGGAAGTATTTTACAAACAACGTCTGACACAGAAGTGTTGGCTCATTTAATAAAACGTAGTGGCTATCCTTTGTTGAAGGATCGTGTGAAAAATGCTTTATCGATGGTGAGAGGGGCGTTCGCTTTTGTCATTATGACAGAGACGGAGATGATGGTCGCTCTTGACCCGAATGGCTTGCGTCCCCTTTCATTAGGTTTGCTTGGTGACGGGTATGTTGTTGCATCAGAAACATGCGCATTGGATATTGTTGGTGCAACATATTTGCGTGACGTAGAACCTGGTGAATTGTTAATTATTAGCGACGAGGGCTTACAGTCAGAGCGTTATACAATGCACATTCAACGAGCAATGTGTAGTATGGAATATATTTATTTTTCTCGTCCTGATAGTAATATTAATGGAATTAATGTTCATACAGCGAGGAAGAATTTAGGGAAGCAACTGGCGTTGGAATCTTTTGTAGAGGCAGATGTTGTAACAGGGGTGCCAGATTCAAGTATTTCAGCAGCAATCGGGTATGCAGAAGCGGCAGATATTCCTTATGAATTAGGTTTAATTAAAAATAGATACGTAGGTAGGACCTTTATTCAACCTTCTCAAGCGTTACGTGAACAAGGGGTGAAAATGAAGTTGTCCCCTGTTCGCGGTGTAGTAGAAGGCAAACGAGTTGTGATGGTAGACGATTCGATTGTTCGAGGAACTACGAGTCGTCGGATTGTCAATATGCTTCGTGAAGCAGGGGCTACGGAAGTTCATGTTCGTATAAGTTCACCGCCAATTAAGAATCCTTGTTTTTATGGGATAGACACGTCTACTCATGAGGAGTTAATTGCATCGAATCATTCTGTGGAGGAGATTCGTAAAATTATAGGAGCCGATTCTCTGTCGTTCTTGAGTGAAGGCGGCTTGTTAGAAGCGATAGGTCGTCCTTATGAAGGAGAATATCGCGGGCAGTGTATGGCATGTTTTACTGGGAAGTATCCGACAGAAATTTATTCCGATACGGTAATGCCGCATGAGAAGTGTTGA
- a CDS encoding YgaP family membrane protein: protein MRPNIGIINALVRITGGLTILAWITSKMVRRPYRDSYILVAMLGAMKVAEGILRYCPLTDLFDRYQDYRYDEEFEYDNFHCDEFVCEGDEETYNPS, encoded by the coding sequence ATGAGACCGAATATCGGTATTATTAATGCACTTGTACGTATAACTGGAGGTTTAACTATTTTAGCTTGGATCACAAGCAAAATGGTAAGAAGACCATATCGCGATTCGTACATTTTAGTTGCTATGCTAGGGGCAATGAAAGTAGCAGAAGGTATTTTAAGATATTGCCCATTAACAGATTTATTTGATCGTTACCAAGACTATCGTTATGATGAAGAATTCGAGTATGACAATTTCCATTGCGATGAATTTGTGTGTGAAGGTGACGAAGAAACATATAATCCTTCTTAA
- the purM gene encoding phosphoribosylformylglycinamidine cyclo-ligase: protein MANAYKQAGVDIEAGYEAVSRMKKHVARTMRPEVMGGLGGFGGLFDLSSINVQQPVLVSGTDGVGTKLMLAFQLNKHDTIGVDAVAMCVNDIVVQGAEPLFFLDYIACGKAAPDQIEQIIKGIADGCEQAGCALIGGETAEMPGMYNQEEYDLAGFTVGVVEKSKLITGENIQAGNVLIGLPSSGIHSNGYSLVRKIIADSDLDLTQKLENTNQTLGEILLTPTKIYVKPILEVLKKYDIKGMAHITGGGFVENIPRMLPKGLQAEVDYGSWPIPTVFDMLQTYGNLQKEEMFNIFNMGIGMVLSIDPQDVTGVISTLEKSGETPYIIGRVKQGEGITFGGGELR from the coding sequence ATGGCAAATGCATACAAACAAGCAGGAGTAGATATTGAAGCTGGCTATGAAGCCGTTTCAAGAATGAAAAAGCATGTCGCTCGTACGATGAGACCAGAAGTCATGGGAGGACTAGGCGGATTTGGTGGCCTTTTTGACCTATCAAGCATCAATGTCCAACAACCAGTACTTGTCTCTGGCACAGATGGCGTTGGTACAAAGCTTATGCTTGCATTCCAGCTAAATAAGCACGATACCATTGGTGTGGATGCAGTTGCGATGTGTGTCAACGATATTGTCGTACAAGGTGCCGAACCACTTTTCTTCCTAGATTACATAGCATGCGGAAAAGCAGCACCTGATCAAATCGAGCAAATCATTAAAGGTATTGCAGATGGTTGTGAACAAGCTGGTTGCGCTCTTATCGGAGGAGAAACGGCTGAGATGCCAGGAATGTATAACCAAGAAGAATACGACCTTGCTGGTTTCACAGTAGGTGTTGTGGAAAAATCTAAGCTAATTACAGGTGAAAACATTCAAGCAGGTAATGTCCTTATTGGTTTGCCATCATCAGGTATTCATAGTAACGGCTACTCACTTGTTAGAAAAATTATTGCAGATAGTGATCTAGACCTTACACAAAAACTAGAAAACACAAACCAAACACTAGGAGAAATACTATTAACTCCAACAAAAATATATGTGAAGCCAATCTTAGAAGTACTTAAAAAGTATGACATAAAAGGCATGGCACATATTACAGGTGGCGGTTTCGTAGAAAACATTCCAAGGATGTTGCCAAAAGGTCTTCAAGCTGAGGTTGATTACGGCTCATGGCCAATTCCAACTGTTTTTGACATGTTACAAACGTACGGGAACTTACAAAAAGAAGAAATGTTTAACATCTTTAACATGGGTATAGGCATGGTGTTGTCCATTGATCCACAAGACGTAACAGGTGTCATTTCAACGTTAGAAAAATCAGGCGAAACGCCATATATCATTGGTCGGGTGAAACAAGGAGAAGGAATTACATTCGGCGGGGGAGAACTTAGATGA
- the purD gene encoding phosphoribosylamine--glycine ligase encodes MKVLVIGRGGREHAIVWKLAQSPSVTKVFAAPGNIGMEQLATRVPIDELNMNELINFAKTNEIDLTFVGPEAPLLAGIVNEFEKEGLPIFGPTKEAAIIEGSKSFSKDLMKKYNIPTAKYEVFNSYEEALKYIEEKGAPIVIKADGLAAGKGVVVAITLAEAKEALWSMMAEKKFGKASSQVVVEQFLQGEEFSLMAFVNGENVYPMVIAQDHKRAFDGDKGPNTGGMGAYSPVPQIPNEVITTSVETILKPVAKALVTESRSFCGILYAGLMLTNEGPKVIEFNARFGDPETQVVLPRMQDDLAEVLLHVLEKKNYTIEWNNSAVVGVVLAAKGYPEAYEKGELIEGLESIDDALVFHAGTEKHNDKIITNGGRVLLLAAEADGLSEAYDKVYKEITKIKSSALFYRKDIGHKAIEGVSS; translated from the coding sequence ATGAAAGTACTTGTTATCGGTCGTGGAGGAAGAGAACACGCAATCGTTTGGAAACTAGCACAAAGTCCTTCTGTCACAAAAGTATTCGCTGCTCCAGGTAATATAGGAATGGAACAACTAGCCACTCGTGTTCCAATTGATGAATTAAACATGAACGAGCTCATAAATTTTGCCAAAACAAACGAAATAGACTTAACATTCGTTGGCCCTGAAGCACCTTTATTAGCTGGCATCGTGAATGAGTTTGAAAAAGAAGGACTGCCCATTTTTGGACCAACAAAAGAAGCAGCTATTATTGAAGGAAGTAAAAGCTTCTCAAAAGATTTAATGAAAAAATACAACATACCAACTGCAAAATACGAAGTTTTCAACTCGTATGAAGAAGCACTTAAATATATAGAAGAAAAAGGTGCACCAATTGTCATAAAAGCGGATGGATTAGCCGCAGGAAAAGGCGTCGTTGTTGCCATAACACTTGCGGAGGCAAAAGAAGCCCTTTGGTCGATGATGGCGGAAAAGAAATTCGGGAAAGCAAGCAGCCAAGTGGTCGTGGAACAATTTTTACAAGGTGAAGAGTTTTCCTTAATGGCTTTTGTCAACGGCGAAAACGTTTATCCGATGGTTATCGCACAAGATCATAAACGTGCTTTTGATGGAGACAAAGGTCCAAACACAGGAGGAATGGGAGCCTATTCACCTGTACCACAAATCCCAAATGAGGTAATAACTACATCCGTTGAAACAATTTTAAAACCAGTAGCAAAAGCGTTGGTAACAGAAAGTAGAAGTTTTTGTGGGATTTTGTATGCAGGCTTAATGTTAACGAATGAAGGTCCGAAAGTAATCGAGTTTAATGCGAGGTTTGGAGATCCAGAAACACAGGTTGTTCTTCCACGTATGCAAGATGACTTGGCGGAAGTTCTTTTACATGTATTAGAAAAAAAGAATTACACAATTGAATGGAATAATTCGGCAGTAGTAGGAGTTGTACTAGCGGCAAAAGGATATCCTGAGGCATATGAAAAAGGAGAGCTAATTGAAGGATTAGAATCAATCGATGATGCGTTGGTTTTTCATGCTGGTACAGAAAAACATAATGATAAGATAATCACAAATGGCGGTAGAGTGTTGCTGTTAGCGGCAGAAGCGGATGGTTTGTCTGAAGCATACGACAAAGTGTACAAAGAAATAACAAAAATAAAAAGCAGCGCCCTCTTTTATCGAAAAGACATTGGCCATAAGGCTATCGAGGGCGTTTCCTCTTAA
- the purN gene encoding phosphoribosylglycinamide formyltransferase, producing the protein MTRQRIALFASGSGSNVQAIIDACRKGELQADPVLLICDKPKAKVVERAIEASIPVFTFLPKLYENKEAFEQEILQKLQQQNVAYIILAGYMRLVGPTLIHAYEGKMINIHPSLLPAFPGLDAIGQAIKAKAEVTGVTVHYVDEGMDTGPIIAQQPVKILPEETKESLQKKIQQVEHILYPKTLQKILQTEKESTLS; encoded by the coding sequence ATGACAAGACAACGAATCGCCCTTTTTGCTTCTGGAAGCGGAAGTAATGTGCAAGCCATAATTGACGCTTGTAGAAAAGGGGAATTGCAAGCTGACCCTGTTCTGCTAATATGTGATAAACCAAAAGCTAAAGTGGTGGAACGAGCTATCGAAGCTTCCATACCAGTTTTTACTTTTCTCCCTAAACTGTACGAAAATAAAGAAGCGTTTGAACAAGAGATTCTTCAAAAATTACAGCAACAAAATGTCGCTTACATCATTTTAGCTGGTTATATGAGACTAGTAGGTCCAACACTAATACACGCTTACGAAGGTAAAATGATAAACATTCATCCATCTCTTCTCCCAGCTTTTCCGGGGTTAGATGCGATTGGTCAAGCGATTAAAGCAAAAGCGGAAGTGACAGGAGTTACGGTCCATTATGTAGATGAGGGAATGGACACAGGTCCAATCATTGCCCAACAACCTGTAAAAATTTTACCTGAAGAAACGAAAGAGTCATTACAAAAAAAGATTCAACAAGTTGAACATATTTTATACCCAAAAACATTACAAAAAATCTTACAAACAGAGAAGGAGTCAACCCTATCATGA
- a CDS encoding EYxxD motif small membrane protein yields MSFVLIALIGSIVALLFVFIKRKRPR; encoded by the coding sequence ATGTCTTTTGTGTTAATCGCTTTAATCGGAAGTATCGTTGCGTTACTGTTTGTTTTTATTAAGAGGAAACGCCCTCGATAG